One window from the genome of Halostella litorea encodes:
- a CDS encoding MinD/ParA family ATP-binding protein: MTGVYAVIGGSDGVGTTTATAALGASLAERTHRVAVIDGDRDGPSLGGAVGVTADGPTVETALRGRASLLDATYRVSRNLDAVPGDGSDDGNGTRLGAAADLVAAARERYDEVLVDVGAGETLETALWAALADRALFVSTPDDDALAGVATGRHAVEYLGTPVEGVVLNRVAADDAPDVDAVAARVDAPVVAALPYDEAAVASSAVGAPVIDHDPDSPVAAACWELAGRLGDGDLADDPVVPAALADGPVEGTAAEDDDPTASEDAGRSDDGFDWAARESGDDGPANADSGPGTDEQADVATAQDGEDGGATPTDEEAVAAAFKERMDNVRDQQGSDREAEQGRPGEGRGLLTRLLD, from the coding sequence ATGACGGGGGTGTACGCGGTCATCGGGGGTAGCGACGGCGTCGGAACGACGACGGCGACGGCGGCGCTCGGCGCGTCGCTGGCCGAGCGAACGCACCGGGTCGCGGTGATAGACGGCGACCGGGACGGACCGTCACTGGGCGGGGCGGTCGGCGTGACGGCCGACGGGCCGACCGTCGAGACGGCGTTGCGGGGACGAGCGTCGCTGTTGGACGCGACGTACCGGGTCTCGCGGAACCTGGACGCCGTGCCCGGCGACGGGTCGGACGACGGGAACGGGACGCGCCTCGGCGCGGCGGCGGACCTGGTCGCCGCGGCGCGGGAGCGATACGACGAGGTTCTGGTCGACGTGGGCGCCGGCGAGACCCTGGAGACGGCGCTGTGGGCGGCGCTCGCCGACCGCGCGCTGTTCGTGTCGACGCCCGACGACGACGCGCTGGCGGGCGTCGCGACCGGCCGGCACGCCGTCGAGTACCTCGGGACGCCGGTCGAGGGCGTCGTGCTGAACCGGGTCGCGGCGGACGACGCCCCGGACGTGGACGCCGTCGCGGCCCGGGTCGACGCGCCGGTCGTCGCCGCCCTGCCGTACGACGAGGCCGCGGTGGCCAGTTCGGCGGTTGGCGCGCCGGTCATCGACCACGACCCTGACAGCCCGGTGGCCGCCGCCTGCTGGGAGCTGGCCGGGCGGCTCGGCGACGGCGACCTCGCGGACGACCCCGTCGTCCCTGCGGCGCTTGCCGACGGCCCCGTGGAGGGGACTGCGGCCGAGGACGACGACCCGACGGCCTCGGAGGACGCGGGGCGGTCCGACGACGGGTTCGACTGGGCCGCCCGCGAGTCCGGGGACGACGGGCCGGCGAACGCCGACTCCGGGCCGGGGACCGACGAGCAAGCGGATGTCGCCACTGCGCAGGACGGCGAAGACGGGGGTGCGACGCCGACCGACGAGGAGGCGGTCGCCGCGGCGTTCAAAGAGCGGATGGACAACGTGCGGGACCAGCAGGGGTCCGACCGGGAGGCGGAGCAGGGCCGCCCCGGCGAGGGGCGGGGCCTCCTGACCCGCCTGCTCGACTAA
- a CDS encoding double zinc ribbon domain-containing protein, with amino-acid sequence MSKITFRADDELVDELDRFDASKSEVLRRALREYLEGREPSADDGPSRGNGGSIDDLVAERVDAIVERRLQERSSGGQDINVNVTLEGDARTADADATPSKTAAAEPREPSDGSNTCGQCGESVDADHVYCPNCGEKATHRVFCDCGDELRTDWAFCPSCGRRTPAADVLDSS; translated from the coding sequence ATGAGCAAGATCACGTTCCGCGCCGACGACGAGCTCGTCGACGAACTCGACCGGTTCGACGCCTCGAAGAGCGAGGTGTTGCGCCGAGCGCTCCGCGAGTACCTCGAGGGCCGGGAGCCGTCGGCCGACGACGGGCCGTCACGGGGAAACGGCGGGAGCATCGACGACCTGGTCGCCGAGCGCGTCGACGCTATCGTCGAACGCCGGCTGCAGGAGCGGTCGAGCGGCGGGCAGGACATCAACGTAAACGTCACGCTGGAGGGGGACGCGAGGACCGCCGACGCGGACGCGACGCCGAGTAAGACGGCCGCGGCCGAGCCACGTGAGCCGTCCGACGGGAGTAATACGTGCGGTCAGTGCGGCGAATCGGTCGACGCCGACCACGTGTACTGCCCGAACTGCGGCGAGAAAGCGACCCACAGGGTGTTTTGCGACTGCGGCGACGAGCTCCGGACCGACTGGGCGTTCTGCCCGAGCTGCGGCCGTCGGACGCCGGCGGCGGACGTGCTCGACTCGTCGTAA
- a CDS encoding DUF7095 family protein, whose product MTGLDRDDALDRVEAIVDAVETEPMPVPVREVWVYGDVALGLDPVERLDVYLTKDILMDGDADREAEFVDSHGIQGVGKSVRAEWADEHPDLLRANPNGHAAPEKCLAAHLVDDDEPIHLEVCNASFEDNVTQRLRGAVDRGAYEEILDPRGACLWVDGTRSEDAMAKLRASELPFPTLSESLEMLGLDPEEAETAAGEIHAWRAEQEGATVRGDVV is encoded by the coding sequence ATGACCGGCCTGGACCGCGACGACGCGCTCGACCGCGTCGAGGCGATCGTCGACGCCGTCGAGACCGAGCCGATGCCCGTCCCCGTCCGCGAGGTGTGGGTGTACGGCGACGTGGCGCTCGGCCTCGACCCCGTCGAGCGGCTGGACGTGTACCTCACCAAGGACATCCTCATGGACGGCGACGCCGACCGCGAGGCGGAGTTCGTCGACTCCCACGGGATTCAGGGGGTCGGGAAGTCCGTCCGCGCCGAGTGGGCCGACGAACACCCCGACCTGCTGCGGGCGAACCCGAACGGCCACGCCGCGCCCGAGAAGTGCCTCGCCGCCCACCTGGTCGACGACGACGAGCCGATCCACCTGGAGGTGTGCAACGCGAGCTTCGAGGACAACGTCACCCAGCGGCTCCGCGGTGCCGTCGACCGCGGCGCGTACGAGGAGATACTGGACCCCCGCGGCGCGTGCCTGTGGGTCGACGGGACCCGGAGCGAGGACGCCATGGCGAAACTGCGGGCGAGCGAACTCCCCTTCCCGACGCTGTCGGAATCCCTCGAAATGCTCGGCCTCGACCCCGAGGAGGCCGAGACCGCCGCGGGCGAGATCCACGCCTGGCGCGCCGAGCAGGAGGGTGCGACGGTCCGGGGCGACGTGGTTTAG
- the ncsA gene encoding tRNA 2-thiolation protein NcsA codes for MDCDKCDREAVMHAAYSGSHLCDAHFAESVERRVRSRVREDNLLPRSATPEDPETWVIGLSGGKDSVVLTHILDETFAEDPRVEMVALTIHEGIEGYRDESVAACEELVADLDLRHEMVSYAEEFGVRMDDVVEDDPENMAPCAYCGVFRRDLLSRYAAEFDADKLLTGHNLDDEAQTALMNFLEGDVAQMAKHYDASLGPFGDGPDARNAGSEFVPRAKPLRDVPEKEVALYAHLADLPAHITECPHASEAYRGEIGDLLLGLEENHPGARHSIVAGYEELASMASERYADAGERDTNECEECGATTTRDRCRKCSLLDALA; via the coding sequence ATGGACTGCGACAAGTGCGACCGCGAGGCGGTGATGCACGCGGCCTACTCCGGGTCGCACCTCTGTGACGCCCACTTCGCCGAGTCTGTCGAGCGCCGGGTCCGGAGCCGGGTCCGGGAGGACAACCTCCTGCCGCGGTCGGCGACGCCCGAGGACCCCGAGACGTGGGTGATCGGCCTCTCCGGCGGGAAAGACAGCGTGGTACTCACGCACATCCTCGACGAGACGTTCGCCGAGGACCCCCGCGTCGAGATGGTCGCGCTGACGATCCACGAGGGGATCGAGGGGTACCGCGACGAGAGCGTCGCCGCCTGCGAGGAACTGGTCGCCGACCTCGACCTGCGCCACGAGATGGTGTCCTACGCCGAGGAGTTCGGCGTCCGGATGGACGACGTGGTCGAGGACGACCCCGAGAACATGGCCCCGTGTGCCTACTGCGGCGTGTTCCGGCGCGACCTGCTGTCGCGCTACGCCGCGGAGTTCGACGCGGACAAGCTCCTGACGGGCCACAACCTCGACGACGAGGCCCAGACCGCGCTGATGAACTTCCTGGAGGGCGACGTGGCCCAGATGGCGAAACACTACGACGCCAGCCTCGGCCCGTTCGGCGACGGCCCCGACGCCCGCAACGCAGGCAGCGAGTTCGTCCCCCGCGCCAAGCCGCTCCGGGACGTGCCCGAGAAGGAGGTCGCGCTGTACGCCCACCTCGCCGACCTGCCCGCCCACATCACGGAGTGTCCCCACGCCAGCGAGGCCTACCGCGGCGAGATCGGCGACCTGCTGCTCGGCCTGGAGGAGAACCACCCGGGCGCGCGCCACTCCATCGTGGCCGGCTACGAGGAGCTGGCGTCGATGGCGTCCGAGCGCTACGCCGACGCCGGCGAGCGCGACACGAACGAGTGCGAGGAGTGCGGCGCGACGACGACGCGGGACCGCTGTCGGAAGTGCTCGCTGCTGGACGCGCTGGCCTAA
- a CDS encoding ribbon-helix-helix domain-containing protein: MERVTLRIPKQQIDEVEQLVETGEFPNRSEAIRSAVREMINEQGEKTQDGSGKRTWAKV; encoded by the coding sequence ATGGAGCGTGTGACACTGCGAATCCCGAAACAGCAGATCGACGAGGTCGAACAGCTAGTCGAGACGGGTGAGTTTCCGAACCGGAGCGAGGCGATCCGGTCGGCCGTCCGCGAGATGATCAACGAACAGGGCGAAAAGACCCAGGACGGCTCGGGGAAGCGCACCTGGGCGAAGGTGTAA
- a CDS encoding alpha/beta fold hydrolase, which translates to MERRTFGGDADGAEDLVFVLGWGNKLFHENVRWLVDELVDAGYRVHAFRIPTTIRDFRSEYVEPVAEFVRDLDGYRLLSHSTGGLIAAHLDGATRRVYLSPFWGFPEGPEEPLYDLLAKLPVSAELLPAGTADREALGDLATDRQLETGADAAAPTWIRECLDAQANLPPIDDDAVVFCSLRDRVVSTRAIGERVPADRVVLYDGGHELFSSSSRERHLPTLLAALEEGAAAVRER; encoded by the coding sequence ATGGAGCGACGCACGTTCGGCGGGGACGCCGACGGCGCCGAGGACCTCGTGTTCGTCCTCGGCTGGGGGAACAAGCTGTTCCACGAGAACGTCCGCTGGCTGGTCGACGAACTGGTCGACGCCGGCTACCGCGTCCACGCCTTCCGCATCCCGACGACGATCCGCGACTTCCGGAGCGAGTACGTCGAACCCGTCGCGGAGTTCGTGCGCGACCTGGACGGCTACCGCCTGCTCTCCCACAGCACGGGCGGGCTGATCGCCGCCCACCTCGACGGCGCGACGCGGCGCGTCTACCTCAGCCCGTTCTGGGGGTTCCCGGAGGGACCGGAGGAGCCGCTGTACGACCTGCTGGCGAAGCTGCCGGTGAGCGCCGAACTGCTCCCCGCGGGGACCGCCGACCGCGAGGCCCTCGGCGACCTGGCGACGGACCGCCAGCTGGAGACCGGGGCCGACGCCGCCGCGCCGACGTGGATCCGGGAGTGTCTGGACGCGCAGGCGAACCTGCCGCCGATCGACGACGACGCCGTCGTCTTCTGCAGCCTGCGGGACCGCGTCGTCAGCACGCGGGCCATCGGGGAGCGCGTCCCCGCGGACCGGGTCGTGCTGTACGACGGCGGCCACGAGCTGTTCTCCTCGTCGTCGCGGGAGCGCCACCTGCCGACGCTGCTCGCCGCGCTGGAGGAGGGCGCGGCGGCCGTCCGGGAGCGGTAA
- the ftsZ gene encoding cell division protein FtsZ, producing the protein MQDIVQDALENAEQEQREMSVDADDDEFGDPRIVIVGAGGAGNNTVNRLYNIGVDGAETVAINTDKQHLKMIEADTKILVGKSLTNGLGAGGDPSMGERATEMAQGTIKEVLGDADLVFVTAGMGGGTGTGAAPVVSKIASEQGAIVVGMVSTPFNVERARTVKAEEGLERLREEADSIIVLDNNRLLDYVPNLPIGKAFSVMDQIIAETVKGISETITQPSLINLDYADMTTIMNQGGVAVMLVGETQDKNKTREVVNDAMSHPLLDVDYRGASGGLVHITGGPDLTLKEAEGIADNITERLEASANVIWGARIQENYKGKVRVMAIMTGVQSAQVLGPTTQKQANKSRESLEGVDETDFDASQNVGGDHVHGTGAQSDGGRNEVDRNNGLDVIR; encoded by the coding sequence ATGCAGGACATCGTCCAGGACGCCCTCGAAAACGCCGAACAGGAGCAACGCGAGATGAGCGTCGACGCCGACGACGACGAGTTCGGCGACCCCCGTATCGTCATCGTCGGCGCCGGCGGCGCGGGCAACAACACGGTCAATCGCCTGTACAACATCGGCGTCGACGGGGCCGAAACCGTCGCCATCAACACCGACAAACAGCACCTGAAGATGATCGAGGCCGACACGAAGATCCTCGTGGGCAAGTCGCTCACGAACGGCCTCGGCGCGGGCGGCGACCCGTCGATGGGCGAGCGCGCCACCGAGATGGCCCAGGGGACCATCAAGGAAGTGCTCGGCGACGCCGACCTCGTGTTCGTCACAGCGGGCATGGGCGGCGGCACCGGCACCGGCGCAGCGCCCGTCGTCTCGAAGATCGCCAGCGAACAGGGTGCGATCGTCGTCGGCATGGTATCGACGCCGTTCAACGTCGAGCGCGCCCGCACGGTGAAAGCCGAGGAGGGCCTGGAGCGACTCCGCGAGGAGGCCGACTCGATCATCGTGCTCGACAACAACCGCCTGCTCGACTACGTTCCGAACCTCCCGATCGGCAAGGCGTTCTCGGTGATGGACCAGATCATCGCCGAGACCGTCAAGGGGATAAGCGAGACCATCACCCAGCCAAGCCTGATCAACCTGGACTACGCGGACATGACGACGATCATGAACCAGGGCGGCGTCGCGGTCATGCTCGTCGGCGAGACCCAGGACAAGAACAAGACCCGCGAGGTGGTCAACGACGCGATGAGCCACCCGCTTTTGGACGTGGACTACCGCGGCGCGAGCGGCGGGCTGGTCCACATCACCGGCGGCCCCGACCTCACGCTGAAGGAGGCCGAGGGCATCGCCGACAACATCACCGAGCGACTGGAGGCGAGCGCGAACGTCATCTGGGGCGCGCGCATCCAGGAGAACTACAAGGGGAAGGTCCGGGTGATGGCGATCATGACGGGCGTCCAGAGCGCCCAGGTGCTCGGCCCGACCACCCAGAAGCAGGCCAACAAGTCCCGGGAGAGCCTGGAGGGCGTCGACGAGACCGACTTCGACGCCAGTCAGAACGTCGGGGGTGACCACGTCCACGGCACCGGCGCACAGAGCGACGGCGGCCGGAACGAGGTCGACCGGAACAACGGGCTCGACGTCATCCGCTGA